From Xiphophorus maculatus strain JP 163 A chromosome 12, X_maculatus-5.0-male, whole genome shotgun sequence, the proteins below share one genomic window:
- the LOC102232917 gene encoding coxsackievirus and adenovirus receptor homolog: MDPVCGSVWPKVAVLLLLAAMRPRTEAMTITSTGSQTIQQAEGDSVNLGCTYTPAAEDKGELDIEWSNVSPDMTQKDKLLLSYAAGATHNYYPEFTNRMKFLTEPNQGDASITISGLKVSDTGTYQCKVKKAPGVDMRKVTLVVLVPPSTPRCWVEGGEEKGATVSLRCKSSKGSTPLTYVWTRETGGAMPATATQDKGGELLIKNHTDSNTGTYVCEAKNAVGQAQCRYDLRAYNPTDKVGVIVGAVIGALLLLVLLLILIWLLIICCQKKRYQKEAANEIREDAPAPESRPSSRQSSRHSSFQSMAGYRTHQGVQYTSVRGHLPSIHESGPVYNGGSNSPSIAGDRATSLKYDQRYGYAV, from the exons AGGCGATGACGATAACATCGACAGGGTCGCAGACTATTCAGCAAGCGGAAGGGGATTCTGTCAACCTGGGCTGCACCTACACACCGGCTGCAGAGGACAAAGGAGAGCTGGACATAGAGTGGTCCAACGTCAGCCCGGACATGACGCAAAAGGACAAGCTG CTCTTGTCTTACGCAGCCGGAGCGACGCACAACTACTACCCGGAGTTTACCAACAGGATGAAATTTTTGACGGAGCCGAACCAGGGAGACGCGTCCATCACCATCTCAGGTCTGAAGGTCTCTGACACGGGCACTTATCAGTGTAAAGTGAAAAAGGCTCCGGGCGTGGACATGAGGAAAGTCACTCTGGTTGTGCTGG TGCCCCCCTCCACGCCAAGGTGTTGGGTTGAAGGCGGTGAGGAAAAAGGAGCCACGGTGTCCCTCCGCTGTAAATCCTCCAAGGGATCCACTCCTCTCACTTACGTGTGGACACGAGAGACCGGCGGTGCGATGCCGGCCACTGCGACGCAAG ACAAAGGTGGAGAGCTTCTGATAAAGAACCACACGGACAGCAACACCGGGACATATGTGTGTGAGGCGAAAAATGCCGTCGGACAAGCACAGTGCAGATACGACCTGCGTGCATACAACC CTACCGACAAAGTGGGTGTCATAGTTGGTGCGGTTATAGGCGCTCTGCTGCTGTTGGTCCTCCTCCTGATTCTTATCTGGCTCCTGATCATCTGCTGTCAGAAGAAGCGCTACCAGAAGGAGGCTGCAAATGAAATCAG GGAGGATGCCCCTGCTCCAGAGAGCAGACCCTCCAGCAGGCAGTCAAGCAGGCACTCCAGTTTCCAATCGATGGCAGGATACCGTACTCACCAGGGGGTACAGTACACTTCTGTAAGGGGTCATCTCCCCAGTATCCACGAATCGGGTCCCGTCTACAACGGCGGCAGCAACTCGCCAAGCATAGCAGGGGACAGAGCAACTTCTCTGAAATATGACCAGCGATACGGCTATGCGGTTTAG